Proteins encoded together in one Acanthopagrus latus isolate v.2019 chromosome 19, fAcaLat1.1, whole genome shotgun sequence window:
- the LOC119008996 gene encoding uncharacterized protein LOC119008996 isoform X2, giving the protein MEGSTMQHSFGLGPRSPNPPHGAQQAQGTGPPGAARPEEQPQQQQHHKPFFYIQPLQPYMPMQSMQWPVPMPMPVSYNPYYNYPGLGYGMPMMPNYQPNPYMEPPGFVIPHTHLHLMDYRRMLNPQYYQTMAYHSRRFRYQHNSQTREMTSSEVQTEPLSATQRTSTPSSSKVEASRGSPGVPTSQPLSPALVLRKLDHSLEVKDVVPPSTSTTRMTPKGNFVIQTEEVRIECCTTPGGLQVLHSHETAEVSHGFSQDMVQCSSILQGGVLQDKGLCLPADESEHSLQSCPDILLVGTPSSSEAIPALEESKNQTDNREAAPAHGEAQEMSGEKDLTPKNFQFRAVHMPYDPKYLDELRKMESTVWSMEDTLIPSPESLLQNDQTESHDEEAEVPSADVLTVIEKPPTDEVVPMIEMPSLTADELEDAVPTMEGLEDEMCAVAEETSHTAEVEHAPYLLLSDYSPLKAKQPRREQTLQDHQDTSFESLPAYLPSTSWLADFDTVYYCSKLPPTPKKQNRPPGNRGLDVPSRRRKLDLEYKEQPPVRKPKERYKPKGKVDRRSLSDHECCISRNFNENVFNPYVSKRERLCTRCLAKRRLCTPASPGLDGRNLQRKVPFQQRNDALLPTCEACKSHSTTGKHLMRKAARVDARGRHLGHDTEGESSENGSCRTKWRAADDLRKSNDLKRPLASKQNVDTHPAVMYPKLKEKNCGCNEPLHQSAAWERLRHCPHGNAIRQMDENCDLPVSLQDKWTHVDQTYQMQRWQTEKSQKAAMTNLDVDGYKNEARSQHFNKHKRSQPQSQGTRRKDTRC; this is encoded by the exons ATGGAGGGATCTACCATGCAGCATTCTTTTGGTCTGGGCCCTCGAAGTCCAAACCCACCACATGGAGCTCAGCAGGCCCAGGGAACTGGACCTCCAGGAGCTGCACGTCCTGAGGAGcagccccagcagcagcagcaccacaaacCTTTCTTCTACATACAGCCCTTGCAGCCATACATGCCCATGCAGAGTATGCAATGGCCCGTGCCGATGCCAATGCCCGTGTCCTACAACCCGTACTACAACTACCCTGGTTTAG GTTATGGCATGCCAATGATGCCCAACTATCAGCCAAATCCATACATGGAGCCACCTGGCTTTGTCATACCCCACACCCACCTCCATCTGATGGACTACAGGCGCATGCTCAACCCTCAGTACTACCAGACGATGGCCTACCACTCCCGCAGGTTCCGCTACCAGCACAACAGCCAGACGAGAGAAATGACCAGCTCTGAGGTTCAAACTGAACCACTTTCTGCGACACAGAGGACTAGCACTCCAAGTTCCAGCAAAGTTGAGGCCTCCCGTGGCAGCCCCGGTGTCCCCACCAGTCAGCCGCTCTCTCCAGCCTTGGTATTGCGGAAGTTGGATCATTCTCTGGAGGTGAAGGATGTGGTGCCCCcttccaccagcaccaccaggaTGACACCAAAGGGCAACTTCGTGATCCAGACAGAGGAAGTCAGGATTGAATGCTGCACTACACCAGGAGGACTACAAGTCCTGCACTCTCACGAGACTGCAGAAGTTTCCCATGGCTTTTCCCAGGATATGGTCCAATGTAGCTCCATCCTCCAGGGTGGTGTCCTGCAGGATAAAGGACTGTGCCTTCCAGCAGACGAGTCTGAGCACTCGCTCCAGTCCTGTCCTGACATCCTGTTAGTAGGGACGCCCAGCAGCAGCGAGGCGATCCCTGCCCTGGAGGAGTCGAAAAACCAGACGGACAACCGAGAAGCAGCTCCAGCTCATGGCGAGGCTCAGGAGATGAGCGGTGAGAAAGATCTGACGCCCAAGAATTTTCAGTTCAGAGCCGTCCACATGCCCTATGACCCAAAGTACCTGGATGAGCTGAGGAAGATGGAGTCCACAGTCTGGTCGATGGAGGACACTTTGATTCCCTCCCCTGAATCGCTGTTGCAAAATGACCAAACGGAGTCTCATGATGAAGAAGCTGAAGTGCCCTCAGCAGATGTGCTGACGGTCATAGAGAAACCTCCAACAGACGAGGTCGTACCCATGATTGAGATGCCTTCTCTGACGGCAGATGAACTGGAGGATGCCGTCCCAACAATGGAGGGCCTAGAGGATGAAATGTGTGCAGTTGCAGAGGAAacttcacacacagcagaagtgGAACATGCACCGTATTTGCTGCTGTCGGATTACTCCCCTCTTAAGGCGAAGCAACCTAGACGAGAACAAACTCTCCAGGATCACCAAGATACTTCCTTTGAATCCCTCCCTGCGTACCTCCCTTCAACCAGCTGGCTTGCAGACTTTGACACCGTCTACTACTGTAGCAAGTTGCCGCCAACTCCCAAGAAGCAGAACAGACCTCCGGGCAACCGTGGTTTGGATGTGCCttccagaagaagaaaacttgaCCTGGAGTACAAAGAACAACCACCTGTTCGCAAGCCCAAAGAGAGGTACAAACCCAAAGGCAAGGTGGACCGGAGAAGCCTCTCAGACCATGAATGCTGCATTAGCAGAAACTTCAATGAGAATGTGTTCAATCCTTACGTGTCCAAGAGGGAGCGTCTTTGCACCAGATGTCTGGCGAAGCGAAGGCTCTGCACGCCTGCCAGCCCAGGACTCGATGGTCGGAACCTACAGAGAAAAGTTCCTTTCCAACAGAGGAATGACGCACTCTTGCCTACATGCGAAGCCTGTAAATCTCACTCCACAACTGGAAAACATCTGATGAGAAAAGCTGCGAGGGTTGATGCCCGTGGCCGCCATCTTGGACACGACACTGAAGGAGAGTCCTCTGAAAACGGCTCATGCCGCACAAAATGGAGGGCAGCTGATGATCTGAGGAAGAGCAACGATCTCAAGAGGCCTCTGGCGTCCAAGCAGAACGTGGACACGCATCCTGCAGTGATGTACCCGAAGCTGAAGGAAAAGAACTGTGGGTGTAACGAGCCGCTGCATCAGTCGGCTGCCTGGGAGAGGCTGCGCCACTGTCCCCACGGCAACGCCATCCGACAAATGGACGAGAACTGCGACTTGCCGGTTTCCCTCCAGGACAAATGGACACACGTGGATCAGACTTACCAGATGCAGAGGTGGCAAACAG AGAAGTCGCAGAAGGCAGCGATGACGAACCTCGACGTCGACGGCTACAAGAATGAAGCCAGATCACAACACTTTAATAAACACAAGAGATCACAACCACAATCACAAG gaACACGAAGAAAAGACACAAGATGCTGA
- the LOC119008996 gene encoding uncharacterized protein LOC119008996 isoform X1, translating to MEGSTMQHSFGLGPRSPNPPHGAQQAQGTGPPGAARPEEQPQQQQHHKPFFYIQPLQPYMPMQSMQWPVPMPMPVSYNPYYNYPGLGYGMPMMPNYQPNPYMEPPGFVIPHTHLHLMDYRRMLNPQYYQTMAYHSRRFRYQHNSQTREMTSSEVQTEPLSATQRTSTPSSSKVEASRGSPGVPTSQPLSPALVLRKLDHSLEVKDVVPPSTSTTRMTPKGNFVIQTEEVRIECCTTPGGLQVLHSHETAEVSHGFSQDMVQCSSILQGGVLQDKGLCLPADESEHSLQSCPDILLVGTPSSSEAIPALEESKNQTDNREAAPAHGEAQEMSGEKDLTPKNFQFRAVHMPYDPKYLDELRKMESTVWSMEDTLIPSPESLLQNDQTESHDEEAEVPSADVLTVIEKPPTDEVVPMIEMPSLTADELEDAVPTMEGLEDEMCAVAEETSHTAEVEHAPYLLLSDYSPLKAKQPRREQTLQDHQDTSFESLPAYLPSTSWLADFDTVYYCSKLPPTPKKQNRPPGNRGLDVPSRRRKLDLEYKEQPPVRKPKERYKPKGKVDRRSLSDHECCISRNFNENVFNPYVSKRERLCTRCLAKRRLCTPASPGLDGRNLQRKVPFQQRNDALLPTCEACKSHSTTGKHLMRKAARVDARGRHLGHDTEGESSENGSCRTKWRAADDLRKSNDLKRPLASKQNVDTHPAVMYPKLKEKNCGCNEPLHQSAAWERLRHCPHGNAIRQMDENCDLPVSLQDKWTHVDQTYQMQRWQTAEKSQKAAMTNLDVDGYKNEARSQHFNKHKRSQPQSQGTRRKDTRC from the exons ATGGAGGGATCTACCATGCAGCATTCTTTTGGTCTGGGCCCTCGAAGTCCAAACCCACCACATGGAGCTCAGCAGGCCCAGGGAACTGGACCTCCAGGAGCTGCACGTCCTGAGGAGcagccccagcagcagcagcaccacaaacCTTTCTTCTACATACAGCCCTTGCAGCCATACATGCCCATGCAGAGTATGCAATGGCCCGTGCCGATGCCAATGCCCGTGTCCTACAACCCGTACTACAACTACCCTGGTTTAG GTTATGGCATGCCAATGATGCCCAACTATCAGCCAAATCCATACATGGAGCCACCTGGCTTTGTCATACCCCACACCCACCTCCATCTGATGGACTACAGGCGCATGCTCAACCCTCAGTACTACCAGACGATGGCCTACCACTCCCGCAGGTTCCGCTACCAGCACAACAGCCAGACGAGAGAAATGACCAGCTCTGAGGTTCAAACTGAACCACTTTCTGCGACACAGAGGACTAGCACTCCAAGTTCCAGCAAAGTTGAGGCCTCCCGTGGCAGCCCCGGTGTCCCCACCAGTCAGCCGCTCTCTCCAGCCTTGGTATTGCGGAAGTTGGATCATTCTCTGGAGGTGAAGGATGTGGTGCCCCcttccaccagcaccaccaggaTGACACCAAAGGGCAACTTCGTGATCCAGACAGAGGAAGTCAGGATTGAATGCTGCACTACACCAGGAGGACTACAAGTCCTGCACTCTCACGAGACTGCAGAAGTTTCCCATGGCTTTTCCCAGGATATGGTCCAATGTAGCTCCATCCTCCAGGGTGGTGTCCTGCAGGATAAAGGACTGTGCCTTCCAGCAGACGAGTCTGAGCACTCGCTCCAGTCCTGTCCTGACATCCTGTTAGTAGGGACGCCCAGCAGCAGCGAGGCGATCCCTGCCCTGGAGGAGTCGAAAAACCAGACGGACAACCGAGAAGCAGCTCCAGCTCATGGCGAGGCTCAGGAGATGAGCGGTGAGAAAGATCTGACGCCCAAGAATTTTCAGTTCAGAGCCGTCCACATGCCCTATGACCCAAAGTACCTGGATGAGCTGAGGAAGATGGAGTCCACAGTCTGGTCGATGGAGGACACTTTGATTCCCTCCCCTGAATCGCTGTTGCAAAATGACCAAACGGAGTCTCATGATGAAGAAGCTGAAGTGCCCTCAGCAGATGTGCTGACGGTCATAGAGAAACCTCCAACAGACGAGGTCGTACCCATGATTGAGATGCCTTCTCTGACGGCAGATGAACTGGAGGATGCCGTCCCAACAATGGAGGGCCTAGAGGATGAAATGTGTGCAGTTGCAGAGGAAacttcacacacagcagaagtgGAACATGCACCGTATTTGCTGCTGTCGGATTACTCCCCTCTTAAGGCGAAGCAACCTAGACGAGAACAAACTCTCCAGGATCACCAAGATACTTCCTTTGAATCCCTCCCTGCGTACCTCCCTTCAACCAGCTGGCTTGCAGACTTTGACACCGTCTACTACTGTAGCAAGTTGCCGCCAACTCCCAAGAAGCAGAACAGACCTCCGGGCAACCGTGGTTTGGATGTGCCttccagaagaagaaaacttgaCCTGGAGTACAAAGAACAACCACCTGTTCGCAAGCCCAAAGAGAGGTACAAACCCAAAGGCAAGGTGGACCGGAGAAGCCTCTCAGACCATGAATGCTGCATTAGCAGAAACTTCAATGAGAATGTGTTCAATCCTTACGTGTCCAAGAGGGAGCGTCTTTGCACCAGATGTCTGGCGAAGCGAAGGCTCTGCACGCCTGCCAGCCCAGGACTCGATGGTCGGAACCTACAGAGAAAAGTTCCTTTCCAACAGAGGAATGACGCACTCTTGCCTACATGCGAAGCCTGTAAATCTCACTCCACAACTGGAAAACATCTGATGAGAAAAGCTGCGAGGGTTGATGCCCGTGGCCGCCATCTTGGACACGACACTGAAGGAGAGTCCTCTGAAAACGGCTCATGCCGCACAAAATGGAGGGCAGCTGATGATCTGAGGAAGAGCAACGATCTCAAGAGGCCTCTGGCGTCCAAGCAGAACGTGGACACGCATCCTGCAGTGATGTACCCGAAGCTGAAGGAAAAGAACTGTGGGTGTAACGAGCCGCTGCATCAGTCGGCTGCCTGGGAGAGGCTGCGCCACTGTCCCCACGGCAACGCCATCCGACAAATGGACGAGAACTGCGACTTGCCGGTTTCCCTCCAGGACAAATGGACACACGTGGATCAGACTTACCAGATGCAGAGGTGGCAAACAG CAGAGAAGTCGCAGAAGGCAGCGATGACGAACCTCGACGTCGACGGCTACAAGAATGAAGCCAGATCACAACACTTTAATAAACACAAGAGATCACAACCACAATCACAAG gaACACGAAGAAAAGACACAAGATGCTGA
- the LOC119008996 gene encoding uncharacterized protein LOC119008996 isoform X4 — protein sequence MEGSTMQHSFGLGPRSPNPPHGAQQAQGTGPPGAARPEEQPQQQQHHKPFFYIQPLQPYMPMQSMQWPVPMPMPVSYNPYYNYPGLGYGMPMMPNYQPNPYMEPPGFVIPHTHLHLMDYRRMLNPQYYQTMAYHSRRFRYQHNSQTREMTSSEVQTEPLSATQRTSTPSSSKVEASRGSPGVPTSQPLSPALVLRKLDHSLEVKDVVPPSTSTTRMTPKGNFVIQTEEVRIECCTTPGGLQVLHSHETAEVSHGFSQDMVQCSSILQGGVLQDKGLCLPADESEHSLQSCPDILLVGTPSSSEAIPALEESKNQTDNREAAPAHGEAQEMSGEKDLTPKNFQFRAVHMPYDPKYLDELRKMESTVWSMEDTLIPSPESLLQNDQTESHDEEAEVPSADVLTVIEKPPTDEVVPMIEMPSLTADELEDAVPTMEGLEDEMCAVAEETSHTAEVEHAPYLLLSDYSPLKAKQPRREQTLQDHQDTSFESLPAYLPSTSWLADFDTVYYCSKLPPTPKKQNRPPGNRGLDVPSRRRKLDLEYKEQPPVRKPKERYKPKGKVDRRSLSDHECCISRNFNENVFNPYVSKRERLCTRCLAKRRLCTPASPGLDGRNLQRKVPFQQRNDALLPTCEACKSHSTTGKHLMRKAARVDARGRHLGHDTEGESSENGSCRTKWRAADDLRKSNDLKRPLASKQNVDTHPAVMYPKLKEKNCGCNEPLHQSAAWERLRHCPHGNAIRQMDENCDLPVSLQDKWTHVDQTYQMQRWQTEKSQKAAMTNLDVDGYKNEARSQHFNKHKRSQPQSQD from the exons ATGGAGGGATCTACCATGCAGCATTCTTTTGGTCTGGGCCCTCGAAGTCCAAACCCACCACATGGAGCTCAGCAGGCCCAGGGAACTGGACCTCCAGGAGCTGCACGTCCTGAGGAGcagccccagcagcagcagcaccacaaacCTTTCTTCTACATACAGCCCTTGCAGCCATACATGCCCATGCAGAGTATGCAATGGCCCGTGCCGATGCCAATGCCCGTGTCCTACAACCCGTACTACAACTACCCTGGTTTAG GTTATGGCATGCCAATGATGCCCAACTATCAGCCAAATCCATACATGGAGCCACCTGGCTTTGTCATACCCCACACCCACCTCCATCTGATGGACTACAGGCGCATGCTCAACCCTCAGTACTACCAGACGATGGCCTACCACTCCCGCAGGTTCCGCTACCAGCACAACAGCCAGACGAGAGAAATGACCAGCTCTGAGGTTCAAACTGAACCACTTTCTGCGACACAGAGGACTAGCACTCCAAGTTCCAGCAAAGTTGAGGCCTCCCGTGGCAGCCCCGGTGTCCCCACCAGTCAGCCGCTCTCTCCAGCCTTGGTATTGCGGAAGTTGGATCATTCTCTGGAGGTGAAGGATGTGGTGCCCCcttccaccagcaccaccaggaTGACACCAAAGGGCAACTTCGTGATCCAGACAGAGGAAGTCAGGATTGAATGCTGCACTACACCAGGAGGACTACAAGTCCTGCACTCTCACGAGACTGCAGAAGTTTCCCATGGCTTTTCCCAGGATATGGTCCAATGTAGCTCCATCCTCCAGGGTGGTGTCCTGCAGGATAAAGGACTGTGCCTTCCAGCAGACGAGTCTGAGCACTCGCTCCAGTCCTGTCCTGACATCCTGTTAGTAGGGACGCCCAGCAGCAGCGAGGCGATCCCTGCCCTGGAGGAGTCGAAAAACCAGACGGACAACCGAGAAGCAGCTCCAGCTCATGGCGAGGCTCAGGAGATGAGCGGTGAGAAAGATCTGACGCCCAAGAATTTTCAGTTCAGAGCCGTCCACATGCCCTATGACCCAAAGTACCTGGATGAGCTGAGGAAGATGGAGTCCACAGTCTGGTCGATGGAGGACACTTTGATTCCCTCCCCTGAATCGCTGTTGCAAAATGACCAAACGGAGTCTCATGATGAAGAAGCTGAAGTGCCCTCAGCAGATGTGCTGACGGTCATAGAGAAACCTCCAACAGACGAGGTCGTACCCATGATTGAGATGCCTTCTCTGACGGCAGATGAACTGGAGGATGCCGTCCCAACAATGGAGGGCCTAGAGGATGAAATGTGTGCAGTTGCAGAGGAAacttcacacacagcagaagtgGAACATGCACCGTATTTGCTGCTGTCGGATTACTCCCCTCTTAAGGCGAAGCAACCTAGACGAGAACAAACTCTCCAGGATCACCAAGATACTTCCTTTGAATCCCTCCCTGCGTACCTCCCTTCAACCAGCTGGCTTGCAGACTTTGACACCGTCTACTACTGTAGCAAGTTGCCGCCAACTCCCAAGAAGCAGAACAGACCTCCGGGCAACCGTGGTTTGGATGTGCCttccagaagaagaaaacttgaCCTGGAGTACAAAGAACAACCACCTGTTCGCAAGCCCAAAGAGAGGTACAAACCCAAAGGCAAGGTGGACCGGAGAAGCCTCTCAGACCATGAATGCTGCATTAGCAGAAACTTCAATGAGAATGTGTTCAATCCTTACGTGTCCAAGAGGGAGCGTCTTTGCACCAGATGTCTGGCGAAGCGAAGGCTCTGCACGCCTGCCAGCCCAGGACTCGATGGTCGGAACCTACAGAGAAAAGTTCCTTTCCAACAGAGGAATGACGCACTCTTGCCTACATGCGAAGCCTGTAAATCTCACTCCACAACTGGAAAACATCTGATGAGAAAAGCTGCGAGGGTTGATGCCCGTGGCCGCCATCTTGGACACGACACTGAAGGAGAGTCCTCTGAAAACGGCTCATGCCGCACAAAATGGAGGGCAGCTGATGATCTGAGGAAGAGCAACGATCTCAAGAGGCCTCTGGCGTCCAAGCAGAACGTGGACACGCATCCTGCAGTGATGTACCCGAAGCTGAAGGAAAAGAACTGTGGGTGTAACGAGCCGCTGCATCAGTCGGCTGCCTGGGAGAGGCTGCGCCACTGTCCCCACGGCAACGCCATCCGACAAATGGACGAGAACTGCGACTTGCCGGTTTCCCTCCAGGACAAATGGACACACGTGGATCAGACTTACCAGATGCAGAGGTGGCAAACAG AGAAGTCGCAGAAGGCAGCGATGACGAACCTCGACGTCGACGGCTACAAGAATGAAGCCAGATCACAACACTTTAATAAACACAAGAGATCACAACCACAATCACAAG ATTAA
- the LOC119008996 gene encoding uncharacterized protein LOC119008996 isoform X3 has translation MEGSTMQHSFGLGPRSPNPPHGAQQAQGTGPPGAARPEEQPQQQQHHKPFFYIQPLQPYMPMQSMQWPVPMPMPVSYNPYYNYPGLGYGMPMMPNYQPNPYMEPPGFVIPHTHLHLMDYRRMLNPQYYQTMAYHSRRFRYQHNSQTREMTSSEVQTEPLSATQRTSTPSSSKVEASRGSPGVPTSQPLSPALVLRKLDHSLEVKDVVPPSTSTTRMTPKGNFVIQTEEVRIECCTTPGGLQVLHSHETAEVSHGFSQDMVQCSSILQGGVLQDKGLCLPADESEHSLQSCPDILLVGTPSSSEAIPALEESKNQTDNREAAPAHGEAQEMSGEKDLTPKNFQFRAVHMPYDPKYLDELRKMESTVWSMEDTLIPSPESLLQNDQTESHDEEAEVPSADVLTVIEKPPTDEVVPMIEMPSLTADELEDAVPTMEGLEDEMCAVAEETSHTAEVEHAPYLLLSDYSPLKAKQPRREQTLQDHQDTSFESLPAYLPSTSWLADFDTVYYCSKLPPTPKKQNRPPGNRGLDVPSRRRKLDLEYKEQPPVRKPKERYKPKGKVDRRSLSDHECCISRNFNENVFNPYVSKRERLCTRCLAKRRLCTPASPGLDGRNLQRKVPFQQRNDALLPTCEACKSHSTTGKHLMRKAARVDARGRHLGHDTEGESSENGSCRTKWRAADDLRKSNDLKRPLASKQNVDTHPAVMYPKLKEKNCGCNEPLHQSAAWERLRHCPHGNAIRQMDENCDLPVSLQDKWTHVDQTYQMQRWQTAEKSQKAAMTNLDVDGYKNEARSQHFNKHKRSQPQSQD, from the exons ATGGAGGGATCTACCATGCAGCATTCTTTTGGTCTGGGCCCTCGAAGTCCAAACCCACCACATGGAGCTCAGCAGGCCCAGGGAACTGGACCTCCAGGAGCTGCACGTCCTGAGGAGcagccccagcagcagcagcaccacaaacCTTTCTTCTACATACAGCCCTTGCAGCCATACATGCCCATGCAGAGTATGCAATGGCCCGTGCCGATGCCAATGCCCGTGTCCTACAACCCGTACTACAACTACCCTGGTTTAG GTTATGGCATGCCAATGATGCCCAACTATCAGCCAAATCCATACATGGAGCCACCTGGCTTTGTCATACCCCACACCCACCTCCATCTGATGGACTACAGGCGCATGCTCAACCCTCAGTACTACCAGACGATGGCCTACCACTCCCGCAGGTTCCGCTACCAGCACAACAGCCAGACGAGAGAAATGACCAGCTCTGAGGTTCAAACTGAACCACTTTCTGCGACACAGAGGACTAGCACTCCAAGTTCCAGCAAAGTTGAGGCCTCCCGTGGCAGCCCCGGTGTCCCCACCAGTCAGCCGCTCTCTCCAGCCTTGGTATTGCGGAAGTTGGATCATTCTCTGGAGGTGAAGGATGTGGTGCCCCcttccaccagcaccaccaggaTGACACCAAAGGGCAACTTCGTGATCCAGACAGAGGAAGTCAGGATTGAATGCTGCACTACACCAGGAGGACTACAAGTCCTGCACTCTCACGAGACTGCAGAAGTTTCCCATGGCTTTTCCCAGGATATGGTCCAATGTAGCTCCATCCTCCAGGGTGGTGTCCTGCAGGATAAAGGACTGTGCCTTCCAGCAGACGAGTCTGAGCACTCGCTCCAGTCCTGTCCTGACATCCTGTTAGTAGGGACGCCCAGCAGCAGCGAGGCGATCCCTGCCCTGGAGGAGTCGAAAAACCAGACGGACAACCGAGAAGCAGCTCCAGCTCATGGCGAGGCTCAGGAGATGAGCGGTGAGAAAGATCTGACGCCCAAGAATTTTCAGTTCAGAGCCGTCCACATGCCCTATGACCCAAAGTACCTGGATGAGCTGAGGAAGATGGAGTCCACAGTCTGGTCGATGGAGGACACTTTGATTCCCTCCCCTGAATCGCTGTTGCAAAATGACCAAACGGAGTCTCATGATGAAGAAGCTGAAGTGCCCTCAGCAGATGTGCTGACGGTCATAGAGAAACCTCCAACAGACGAGGTCGTACCCATGATTGAGATGCCTTCTCTGACGGCAGATGAACTGGAGGATGCCGTCCCAACAATGGAGGGCCTAGAGGATGAAATGTGTGCAGTTGCAGAGGAAacttcacacacagcagaagtgGAACATGCACCGTATTTGCTGCTGTCGGATTACTCCCCTCTTAAGGCGAAGCAACCTAGACGAGAACAAACTCTCCAGGATCACCAAGATACTTCCTTTGAATCCCTCCCTGCGTACCTCCCTTCAACCAGCTGGCTTGCAGACTTTGACACCGTCTACTACTGTAGCAAGTTGCCGCCAACTCCCAAGAAGCAGAACAGACCTCCGGGCAACCGTGGTTTGGATGTGCCttccagaagaagaaaacttgaCCTGGAGTACAAAGAACAACCACCTGTTCGCAAGCCCAAAGAGAGGTACAAACCCAAAGGCAAGGTGGACCGGAGAAGCCTCTCAGACCATGAATGCTGCATTAGCAGAAACTTCAATGAGAATGTGTTCAATCCTTACGTGTCCAAGAGGGAGCGTCTTTGCACCAGATGTCTGGCGAAGCGAAGGCTCTGCACGCCTGCCAGCCCAGGACTCGATGGTCGGAACCTACAGAGAAAAGTTCCTTTCCAACAGAGGAATGACGCACTCTTGCCTACATGCGAAGCCTGTAAATCTCACTCCACAACTGGAAAACATCTGATGAGAAAAGCTGCGAGGGTTGATGCCCGTGGCCGCCATCTTGGACACGACACTGAAGGAGAGTCCTCTGAAAACGGCTCATGCCGCACAAAATGGAGGGCAGCTGATGATCTGAGGAAGAGCAACGATCTCAAGAGGCCTCTGGCGTCCAAGCAGAACGTGGACACGCATCCTGCAGTGATGTACCCGAAGCTGAAGGAAAAGAACTGTGGGTGTAACGAGCCGCTGCATCAGTCGGCTGCCTGGGAGAGGCTGCGCCACTGTCCCCACGGCAACGCCATCCGACAAATGGACGAGAACTGCGACTTGCCGGTTTCCCTCCAGGACAAATGGACACACGTGGATCAGACTTACCAGATGCAGAGGTGGCAAACAG CAGAGAAGTCGCAGAAGGCAGCGATGACGAACCTCGACGTCGACGGCTACAAGAATGAAGCCAGATCACAACACTTTAATAAACACAAGAGATCACAACCACAATCACAAG ATTAA